One Acidobacteriota bacterium DNA segment encodes these proteins:
- a CDS encoding fatty acyl-AMP ligase, producing MSAPTLTAQLAAAASSEGATGTGGLRFLDRRLEERWLGWGELHHRARQVAAGLAALGVQAGQRVALIYPTGEDFFAAFFGILAAGAVPVPLYPPVRLGRLGEYQERTAGMLRAAGARLVLAEGRVARLLGPAVEIARPPLGVRRLDELAEGLSGGLDGAGGPEHTATEDELALVQFSSGTTVAPKPVALSHRAVVAQTRILNAHWPPDAAGLPTGVSWLPLYHDMGLIGCVFSALALGTELTLLPPEDFVVRPALWLKALSRTRAAVSPAPNFAYALAVERIRDDELAGVDLSAWRVALNGAETVAPEVLRAFCRRFARWGFRPEALTPVYGLAEAALAVTFSSLDQPFESRRFQRRPLVEEGRAVPAEGAAREAGSREVSSPEAGSREGAGEEDQEPATEIVSVGRPLPGFELEIRGDDGAPVGEGRAGRVWIRGPSLMEGYLDQPQATAAALRDGWLDTGDRGFLSEGELYLAGRAKDLVLLRGRNYAPEEIEQALDPLPAVRTGCAVAASYLPEGADGEQLVLLVEGRRGAGRQELADLPEACRRAVLAKVGVRAEEVVVLAPGTLPRTSSGKLRRSTALERWRLGTLEAPDSVNPLTLGLAFGRSAIAYARAGGRKGHG from the coding sequence ATGAGCGCCCCCACCCTCACCGCCCAGCTCGCCGCCGCTGCATCCTCCGAGGGCGCCACCGGCACCGGCGGGTTGCGCTTCCTCGACCGCCGGCTGGAGGAGCGCTGGCTCGGCTGGGGGGAGCTCCACCACCGCGCCCGCCAGGTGGCGGCGGGTCTTGCCGCCCTAGGAGTCCAGGCAGGGCAGCGGGTGGCCCTGATCTACCCCACCGGCGAGGACTTCTTCGCCGCCTTCTTCGGGATCCTCGCCGCCGGCGCGGTGCCGGTGCCCCTCTATCCGCCGGTGCGCCTCGGTCGGCTGGGGGAGTATCAAGAACGCACCGCCGGCATGTTGCGGGCCGCCGGCGCGCGGCTGGTGCTGGCGGAGGGCCGGGTGGCGCGGCTGTTGGGACCGGCGGTGGAGATCGCCCGCCCGCCGTTGGGCGTGCGCCGTCTCGACGAGCTCGCTGAGGGGCTCTCCGGGGGGCTCGACGGGGCCGGCGGGCCAGAGCATACGGCCACCGAGGACGAGCTGGCGCTGGTGCAATTCTCCTCCGGCACCACCGTCGCCCCCAAGCCCGTGGCCCTCTCCCACCGCGCCGTGGTGGCCCAAACGCGGATCCTCAACGCCCACTGGCCGCCGGACGCGGCGGGCCTGCCCACCGGCGTCAGCTGGCTGCCCCTCTACCACGACATGGGGCTCATCGGCTGCGTCTTCTCCGCTCTCGCCCTGGGTACCGAGCTCACCCTGCTGCCGCCGGAGGATTTCGTGGTGCGGCCGGCGCTGTGGCTCAAGGCCTTGTCCCGCACCCGCGCTGCCGTCTCGCCGGCGCCCAACTTCGCCTACGCCCTGGCGGTGGAGCGTATCCGCGACGACGAGCTAGCCGGCGTCGACCTGAGCGCCTGGCGAGTGGCCTTGAACGGTGCCGAAACGGTGGCGCCGGAAGTGCTCCGGGCCTTCTGCCGCCGCTTCGCCCGCTGGGGCTTTCGGCCCGAGGCCCTGACGCCGGTCTACGGCCTGGCGGAAGCCGCTCTGGCGGTGACCTTCTCGTCCCTCGACCAGCCCTTCGAGAGCCGCCGCTTCCAGCGCCGGCCGCTGGTGGAGGAGGGCCGGGCGGTGCCCGCCGAAGGGGCCGCCAGGGAAGCCGGGTCTCGGGAAGTCAGCTCTCCGGAAGCCGGGTCTCGGGAGGGTGCGGGTGAAGAGGACCAGGAGCCCGCCACGGAAATCGTCTCCGTCGGCCGGCCGCTGCCGGGCTTCGAGCTGGAGATCCGCGGCGACGACGGCGCCCCCGTCGGCGAAGGCCGCGCCGGCCGGGTGTGGATCCGCGGCCCGTCGCTGATGGAGGGCTATCTCGATCAGCCCCAGGCCACCGCCGCGGCGCTCCGGGACGGCTGGCTCGATACCGGCGACCGCGGCTTTCTCTCGGAGGGTGAGCTCTACCTCGCCGGCCGCGCCAAGGATCTCGTGCTGCTGCGCGGCCGCAACTATGCGCCGGAGGAGATCGAGCAGGCCCTGGACCCCCTGCCGGCGGTGCGCACCGGCTGCGCGGTGGCCGCCAGCTATCTGCCGGAAGGCGCCGATGGCGAGCAGCTGGTGCTGCTGGTGGAAGGGCGCCGCGGCGCCGGTCGGCAAGAGCTCGCCGACCTCCCCGAGGCCTGTCGCCGAGCGGTCTTGGCGAAGGTCGGGGTGCGCGCCGAGGAAGTAGTCGTGCTCGCCCCCGGCACCCTCCCGCGTACGTCGTCGGGCAAGCTCCGCCGGAGCACGGCGCTGGAACGCTGGCGTCTGGGCACCCTCGAAGCGCCGGATTCGGTCAACCCCCTGACCCTGGGCCTGGCTTTCGGCCGCAGCGCCATCGCCTACGCCCGCGCCGGAGGACGCAAGGGCCATGGCTGA
- a CDS encoding NAD(P)/FAD-dependent oxidoreductase: MAENPNGSPIVVVGAGPAGLAVALGARQRGLEVLVLDRRHPPLDKPCGEGLMPDAVARLDELGVRLDPRATAPFRGIRYLDGEVVADGLFPHGGGLGVRRLELHRALVARCHELAVEIRWGQRVTGVRRLESRRGAPPRAVVETAEEEIPARWVVAADGLRSPLRRQAGLQAPELRRTKEHRRFGLRRHYHLAPWSDRVEVYWADGCEAYVTPVAAGEVGVAMLWGGDGRGFDQLLEHFPALAERLEGAVPASRDLGCGPLHQRVRRVTRGPLALVGDASGYLDAITGEGLALAFHQAAALVDALAAGNLRPYARAHRRIGRLPNTLTAVLLAIERRPRLRRRVIRTLAADPALFSRLLGIHARTLKPTQLGFDGAWRLVRGLAGA; the protein is encoded by the coding sequence ATGGCTGAGAACCCCAACGGGAGCCCCATCGTCGTCGTTGGCGCCGGTCCGGCGGGGCTGGCGGTGGCCCTCGGGGCTCGCCAGCGGGGCCTGGAAGTCCTGGTCCTCGACCGTCGCCACCCACCGCTGGACAAACCCTGCGGCGAGGGCCTCATGCCCGATGCCGTCGCCCGCCTCGACGAGCTCGGCGTCCGCCTCGACCCCCGGGCCACCGCCCCCTTCCGCGGCATCCGCTACCTCGACGGCGAGGTGGTGGCGGACGGCCTCTTCCCCCACGGCGGCGGTCTCGGCGTCCGCCGATTGGAGCTCCACCGCGCCCTGGTGGCGCGCTGTCACGAGCTGGCGGTGGAGATCCGCTGGGGCCAGCGGGTGACGGGAGTGCGCAGGCTCGAGAGCCGGCGGGGGGCGCCGCCCCGGGCCGTCGTGGAGACCGCGGAGGAAGAGATCCCCGCCCGCTGGGTGGTGGCGGCGGACGGCCTGCGCTCGCCCCTGCGCCGGCAGGCCGGCCTCCAGGCTCCCGAACTGCGCCGGACGAAAGAGCACCGCCGCTTCGGCCTGCGCCGGCACTACCACCTGGCTCCGTGGAGCGATCGGGTCGAAGTCTATTGGGCCGACGGCTGCGAGGCTTACGTCACGCCGGTGGCTGCTGGCGAGGTGGGCGTGGCGATGTTGTGGGGCGGCGACGGCCGGGGCTTCGACCAACTGCTGGAGCATTTCCCGGCCCTCGCCGAACGCCTCGAAGGCGCCGTTCCGGCGAGCCGCGACCTCGGCTGCGGCCCCCTCCACCAGCGGGTGCGCCGGGTCACCCGCGGCCCCCTGGCCCTGGTCGGCGACGCCTCCGGCTATCTCGACGCCATCACCGGCGAAGGCCTGGCCCTGGCCTTCCACCAGGCCGCCGCCCTGGTCGACGCCCTCGCCGCCGGCAACCTCCGCCCCTACGCCCGCGCCCACCGCCGCATCGGCCGCCTGCCCAACACCCTCACCGCCGTCCTCCTAGCCATCGAACGCCGCCCCCGGCTCCGCCGCCGCGTAATCCGCACCCTAGCCGCCGACCCCGCCCTCTTCTCCCGCCTCCTCGGCATCCACGCCCGAACCCTCAAGCCCACCCAGCTCGGCTTCGATGGGGCCTGGAGACTGGTGCGGGGGTTGGCGGGGGCCTAG
- a CDS encoding CsgG/HfaB family protein, giving the protein MKRVLSLVLCAAFLAVAFAPLAADASDKPRIAVLEFKNKADNQWWGHGGAEAAQDVFVTELVKSGKFRVIDREQLNALMREKNLSLSGDVDPSTAIQAGKLLGVEYFLTGAVTEYGATDSGAHGRSVGRLPGFRAGKRSFTAAMNARIIDTTTGEILWADEARGEDSKVKVSVGGFGGGVDNDRRMFDKVMRPVIQELTASIKNADL; this is encoded by the coding sequence ATGAAGCGTGTCCTTTCTCTCGTTCTCTGCGCTGCCTTTCTCGCCGTCGCCTTCGCGCCCCTGGCCGCCGACGCGTCGGACAAGCCACGCATCGCCGTGCTCGAATTCAAGAACAAGGCCGACAACCAATGGTGGGGCCACGGCGGCGCCGAAGCCGCTCAGGACGTTTTCGTCACCGAGCTGGTGAAGAGCGGCAAGTTCCGGGTCATCGACCGCGAGCAGCTCAACGCCCTGATGCGCGAGAAGAACCTCTCCCTCTCCGGTGATGTCGACCCCTCCACCGCCATTCAGGCTGGCAAGCTGCTGGGCGTCGAGTACTTCCTCACCGGTGCCGTCACCGAGTACGGCGCCACCGACTCCGGCGCCCACGGCCGCAGCGTCGGCCGCCTGCCCGGCTTCCGCGCCGGCAAGCGCTCCTTCACCGCGGCGATGAACGCCCGCATCATCGACACCACCACCGGCGAGATCCTGTGGGCCGACGAGGCCCGCGGCGAGGACTCCAAGGTCAAGGTCTCCGTCGGCGGCTTCGGCGGCGGCGTCGACAACGACCGCCGGATGTTCGACAAGGTGATGCGCCCGGTGATCCAGGAGCTCACCGCCAGCATCAAGAACGCCGACCTCTGA
- a CDS encoding isoprenylcysteine carboxylmethyltransferase family protein, with the protein MTEFLGLDTRQLYLGLLALVVVERLFELRLARHNLRWAEEHGGVEAGAGHFPVMVAVHTLFLIACPLEVWFLHRPFVPALALSMTLLLAATMGLRYWAVKTLGVRWSPRVVVVPGLPAVNAGPYRFLRHPNYLAVVLEVVALPMIHGAWLTAVAFSLANAALLAVRIPAEEAALAEHNDYQNRLGDRAALLPGRRG; encoded by the coding sequence ATGACCGAATTTCTCGGCCTCGACACCCGCCAGCTCTACCTCGGGCTCCTCGCCCTGGTGGTGGTGGAGCGTCTCTTCGAACTGCGGCTGGCGCGGCACAACCTGCGCTGGGCCGAAGAGCACGGCGGCGTCGAGGCCGGCGCCGGCCACTTCCCGGTGATGGTGGCGGTGCACACCCTCTTCCTCATCGCCTGTCCGCTGGAGGTTTGGTTTCTCCACCGCCCCTTCGTTCCGGCGTTGGCGCTGTCCATGACCCTGCTGCTGGCGGCCACCATGGGCCTACGGTATTGGGCGGTCAAGACCCTCGGCGTCCGCTGGTCGCCGCGGGTGGTGGTGGTGCCCGGGCTGCCGGCGGTGAACGCCGGCCCCTACCGCTTCCTGCGTCACCCCAACTACCTGGCGGTGGTGCTCGAGGTCGTCGCCCTGCCGATGATCCACGGCGCCTGGCTCACCGCGGTGGCCTTCTCCCTGGCCAACGCCGCGCTGCTGGCGGTGCGTATCCCGGCGGAGGAGGCTGCGCTGGCGGAGCACAACGACTACCAGAACCGGCTGGGAGATCGCGCGGCGCTGCTCCCCGGGAGGCGCGGATGA
- a CDS encoding LysM domain-containing protein produces the protein MSRRKHSIAGLLALAAALLALPSLPVQAQDPARLAPLPHPGDEVSWYVVKEGDTLEEITGRTLGVAYLWPENHRLNPTIRDPDRLRIGQRIRIITSRAPAAREAEVTLVSRVVKTQRFPSRQEEDAYVGARLQERDGVRTAESSSAELTFEEERKLFIGERSLVFLERVDSTLTGVQRESIEIRQGMAEVTERAKGKRRSEIEIIVGEARARPQPGAGEAAQTRASRPADGGARVMVYGGSSEVEAAGETVEVPQGMGTAVPEDGPPAPPEKLLPAPAPVAPAARQAFDYSNPRFRWQPVTAAVSYVAEVCADRECSALVRRQDALTDTLWEPEPLPPGALFWRVTAVAESGLDGYPSEPRPFEIASPRPDLLAPAVAAALVGPGTTDSEAEKTVAMLGAQGRLELHAADDISGVATVQYRWGGGEWRTYAGELLEPPAGSGPHQLEARAQDHRGRFSEPWILEVHRSATAPEAPEVRWRP, from the coding sequence ATGAGCCGCCGAAAGCATTCCATCGCCGGGCTCCTGGCCCTGGCCGCCGCCCTCCTCGCTCTGCCGTCCCTGCCGGTCCAGGCTCAGGACCCGGCCCGCCTAGCGCCCCTGCCCCATCCCGGGGACGAGGTCTCCTGGTACGTGGTGAAGGAGGGGGACACGCTGGAGGAGATCACCGGCCGCACCCTCGGCGTGGCCTATCTGTGGCCGGAGAATCACCGCCTCAATCCCACCATCCGGGATCCCGACCGCCTGCGCATCGGCCAGCGCATCCGCATCATCACCTCCCGCGCGCCGGCGGCCCGGGAGGCGGAGGTGACCCTGGTCTCGCGGGTGGTCAAGACCCAACGCTTTCCCAGCCGCCAGGAGGAGGACGCCTACGTCGGCGCCCGCCTCCAAGAGAGGGATGGCGTGCGCACCGCGGAGAGCTCGTCGGCAGAGCTGACTTTCGAGGAGGAGCGCAAGCTCTTCATCGGCGAACGCTCGCTGGTCTTCCTGGAGCGGGTGGATTCCACCCTCACCGGGGTGCAGCGGGAGTCCATCGAAATCCGCCAGGGCATGGCGGAGGTCACCGAGCGTGCCAAGGGAAAGCGCCGCAGCGAGATCGAGATCATCGTCGGCGAGGCCCGGGCGCGGCCCCAGCCCGGCGCCGGCGAAGCCGCCCAAACCCGCGCCAGCCGCCCCGCCGACGGCGGTGCCCGGGTGATGGTCTACGGCGGCAGCAGCGAGGTGGAGGCCGCCGGCGAGACCGTCGAAGTGCCTCAGGGCATGGGCACGGCGGTGCCCGAGGACGGCCCGCCGGCACCGCCGGAAAAGCTCCTCCCCGCCCCGGCGCCGGTTGCGCCGGCGGCGCGGCAGGCCTTCGACTACTCGAACCCCCGCTTCCGCTGGCAACCGGTGACCGCCGCCGTCTCCTACGTGGCGGAGGTGTGCGCGGACCGCGAATGCTCTGCCCTGGTGCGCCGGCAGGACGCCCTCACCGACACCCTCTGGGAGCCCGAGCCTCTACCCCCAGGAGCCCTCTTCTGGCGGGTGACGGCGGTGGCGGAGTCCGGCCTCGACGGCTACCCCAGCGAGCCCCGCCCCTTCGAGATCGCCTCGCCCCGGCCGGACCTGCTGGCCCCGGCGGTGGCGGCGGCGTTGGTGGGGCCGGGGACGACGGACTCTGAGGCAGAGAAGACGGTGGCGATGTTGGGCGCCCAGGGACGCCTGGAGCTCCACGCCGCCGACGACATCTCCGGCGTCGCCACGGTCCAATACCGATGGGGCGGTGGCGAGTGGCGCACCTACGCCGGGGAGCTCCTCGAGCCCCCAGCGGGCTCCGGCCCTCACCAGCTGGAGGCCCGGGCACAGGACCACCGCGGCCGCTTCTCCGAGCCCTGGATTCTGGAAGTCCACCGCTCCGCCACCGCCCCCGAAGCTCCGGAGGTGCGCTGGCGGCCTTGA
- a CDS encoding acyl carrier protein, with product MSDVAVLRATVLEGIEEVARRHLHWQGAVRREMRLVEDLELDSMRLFVLAAEVENHFRIALDEADELRLVTVGDLADLILRKLTSRDQSEPSPSG from the coding sequence ATGAGCGATGTGGCGGTTCTCCGGGCGACGGTGCTCGAAGGCATTGAAGAGGTCGCCCGCCGGCACCTCCACTGGCAGGGAGCGGTGCGCCGGGAGATGCGGCTGGTGGAGGATCTGGAGCTCGACTCCATGCGTCTCTTCGTCCTCGCCGCCGAGGTGGAAAACCATTTCCGCATCGCCCTCGACGAAGCGGACGAGTTGCGGCTGGTCACCGTCGGCGACCTCGCGGATCTGATCCTGCGCAAGCTGACGTCTCGAGATCAGAGCGAGCCGAGCCCTAGCGGGTAG
- a CDS encoding serine/threonine protein kinase: MKRWLPQLRRPRVRLGLLPRLLLALALVGLVPLVMVTADRQRVEESLREQVLRTHALAARNTADRVAGYLDLHRAVADALANNPQVYGDPSSPATGELLAGLLQGQETVYALALTNIEGEEFLRAQRREGAAAAEVALRAPTSREVTHLTADGGEWLRLDIPFADASGMVRLLATARPLAELLRPKEIGREAELVVADEGGRVVAGSLASLDELPPSLVAKAVSGRISGAAGEDEAVVGAFSPVPAVPWVVISTQPREVAEAVAARLRLRTRMAVAGAIFAVLVLSLAAWASVVRPIRDLVRAQRALVGLTTTPGGTEIEQLQESFSVLERRVKAREALDEVFLGRYQVLEVLGEGGMGTVFHGWDPTLQRPVALKTLRLTQEMEEETRRKRVSELLHEAVAAARINHPNVVAVYDVVEKDELAFIAMEMVEGRSLEDFLGFHRRLSPGQVVSVGRQIALALGAAHERGIVHHDVKPGNVLLGPDGEIKVVDFGISRFLSSLAEEKDKVFGTPGYLPPEALRGKGYTEAGDLFGLGAILYNCLTGLRAFPGTSVRDVVTRTLYDEPPPPSESAPGVPPELEAVILKLLAKDPEQRFSSAGRVARALAVLEEEVLSLESEGLQSGDDEGFSRGESRKESQKKERNSRDAADMGRSRLLSTVPFRAAPGRGR, encoded by the coding sequence ATGAAGCGCTGGCTCCCCCAACTTCGTAGGCCGAGAGTTCGCCTCGGCCTGCTGCCCCGACTGCTCCTCGCCCTGGCCCTGGTGGGCTTGGTGCCGCTGGTGATGGTGACGGCGGATCGGCAGCGGGTGGAGGAGTCGTTGCGGGAGCAGGTGCTGCGTACCCATGCGCTGGCGGCGCGCAATACGGCGGATCGGGTGGCGGGGTATTTGGATCTGCATCGGGCGGTGGCGGATGCTTTGGCCAACAATCCGCAGGTTTATGGGGATCCGTCCTCTCCCGCCACCGGCGAGCTGCTGGCGGGGCTGCTCCAGGGGCAGGAGACGGTCTATGCCCTGGCGCTGACCAATATCGAGGGGGAAGAGTTCCTCCGCGCCCAGCGGCGGGAGGGGGCGGCGGCGGCGGAGGTGGCGCTGCGGGCGCCGACCAGCCGCGAGGTGACCCATCTGACGGCGGACGGAGGAGAGTGGTTGCGGCTGGACATCCCCTTCGCCGACGCCAGCGGCATGGTGCGGTTGCTGGCGACGGCGCGGCCGCTGGCGGAGCTGCTCCGCCCGAAGGAGATCGGCCGCGAGGCGGAGCTGGTGGTGGCGGACGAGGGCGGCCGGGTGGTGGCCGGATCCTTGGCCAGTCTCGACGAGCTGCCGCCGTCGCTGGTGGCCAAGGCGGTGAGCGGGCGCATCTCCGGCGCTGCCGGTGAGGACGAAGCGGTGGTGGGGGCCTTCTCGCCGGTGCCGGCGGTGCCCTGGGTGGTCATCTCCACCCAACCCCGGGAGGTGGCGGAAGCGGTGGCGGCGCGGCTGCGGCTGCGCACCCGCATGGCCGTCGCCGGCGCCATCTTCGCGGTGCTGGTGCTCTCCCTGGCGGCCTGGGCCTCGGTGGTGCGGCCCATCCGCGACCTGGTTCGCGCCCAGCGGGCGTTGGTGGGGCTGACGACGACCCCCGGCGGCACGGAGATCGAGCAGTTGCAGGAGTCTTTCTCCGTTCTCGAGCGCCGGGTCAAGGCGCGGGAGGCGCTGGACGAGGTCTTTCTCGGCCGCTACCAGGTGCTGGAGGTACTGGGGGAGGGAGGCATGGGTACCGTCTTCCACGGTTGGGACCCGACGCTGCAGCGGCCGGTGGCCCTCAAAACTCTGCGGCTGACCCAGGAGATGGAGGAAGAAACCCGCCGCAAGCGGGTCTCGGAGTTGCTCCACGAGGCGGTGGCGGCGGCGCGCATCAATCACCCCAACGTGGTGGCGGTCTACGACGTGGTGGAGAAAGACGAGCTGGCCTTCATCGCCATGGAGATGGTGGAGGGTCGGTCCTTGGAGGATTTCCTGGGGTTTCACCGGCGGCTGAGCCCCGGCCAGGTGGTTTCCGTCGGGCGACAGATTGCCCTCGCCCTGGGCGCCGCCCACGAGCGCGGAATCGTGCACCACGACGTCAAGCCCGGGAACGTGTTGCTGGGGCCCGACGGCGAGATCAAGGTTGTGGATTTCGGCATTTCCCGCTTCCTCTCGTCGCTGGCGGAGGAGAAAGACAAGGTCTTCGGCACCCCCGGCTATCTGCCACCGGAGGCGCTGCGGGGGAAGGGCTACACCGAGGCCGGCGACCTCTTCGGTCTCGGTGCCATCCTCTACAACTGCCTCACCGGGCTGCGGGCCTTCCCCGGCACCAGTGTTCGGGACGTGGTCACCCGCACCCTCTACGATGAGCCCCCGCCCCCGTCGGAGTCCGCTCCCGGCGTGCCGCCGGAGCTGGAGGCGGTGATCCTGAAGCTGCTGGCCAAAGATCCCGAGCAGCGCTTCTCCAGCGCCGGCCGGGTGGCGAGGGCTCTGGCGGTGCTGGAGGAAGAGGTCCTGAGCTTGGAGTCAGAGGGTTTGCAGTCAGGGGATGACGAAGGGTTTTCCCGGGGAGAAAGCCGGAAAGAAAGCCAGAAGAAAGAAAGGAACTCTCGCGATGCAGCAGACATGGGCCGTTCTCGCCTTCTCTCTACTGTGCCTTTCCGTGCCGCGCCCGGCCGTGGCCGCTGA
- a CDS encoding cyclic peptide export ABC transporter, with translation MTHDLLRILRFILRVLDGEGSARLKVVLAMVCGLTGGAVSAALVATINSTLAEVADPSPALLWQFVALCALLPLTRFGAEVLMLQLTADAICRLRLRLSRRVLANSLKRMEELGKARIFAALTSDVSAIAIATSIAPMILMNLTLVGGCLVYLGWLSWKLLVLVLAVAVTGITAYRLAFSRAFEYFQRRRDTEDRLVEHFRGLTDGFKELKLHLLRRHAFLGQQLQPTVQELRTLGVRGGTVFAVANSFGSTLFYALIGVLLFTLPQMGTANLEVLTGYTLAILYIMVPIDTTLQNIPVLTRAGVAVQKISKVGLALDAAVDEAEADEMPQRWSSLELHQVTSVYDGRDGHPFTLGPVDARFTPGEIVFLVGGNGSGKTTFAKVLSGLYAPTDGQLLLDGMPVTDDGRDRLRQLFSAVFADFYLFQDLLGLGGAASARGSGEPSPESSLEPSLDQRVQTYLESLDLAHKVSVENGTLSTLELSQGQRKRLALLTAYLEDRPIYLFDEWAADQDPQFKQLFYLELLPELRRRGKTLFVISHDDAYFHLADRVLHFDFGRVTFPPVHELTARVVGSRDQRR, from the coding sequence ATGACCCACGATCTGCTGCGCATCCTGCGCTTCATCCTGCGGGTTCTCGACGGCGAAGGCTCGGCGCGGCTGAAGGTGGTCTTGGCCATGGTCTGCGGGCTCACCGGCGGCGCCGTCAGCGCCGCCCTGGTGGCCACCATCAACAGCACCCTGGCGGAGGTGGCGGACCCGTCCCCGGCGCTGCTCTGGCAGTTCGTCGCCCTCTGCGCCCTGCTGCCCCTGACCCGCTTCGGCGCCGAAGTGTTGATGCTCCAGCTCACCGCCGACGCCATCTGCCGCCTGCGCCTGCGGCTGAGCCGGCGGGTGCTGGCCAACTCCCTCAAGCGCATGGAAGAGCTGGGCAAGGCACGCATCTTCGCCGCCCTCACCAGCGACGTCTCCGCCATCGCCATCGCCACCTCCATCGCCCCCATGATCCTGATGAACTTGACCCTGGTGGGGGGCTGCTTGGTGTACCTCGGGTGGCTATCCTGGAAGCTGCTGGTGCTGGTGCTGGCGGTGGCGGTCACCGGCATCACCGCCTATCGCCTGGCGTTCTCCCGCGCCTTTGAATACTTCCAGCGCCGTCGCGATACCGAGGACCGGCTGGTGGAGCATTTCCGCGGCCTCACCGACGGCTTCAAGGAGCTCAAGCTCCACCTGCTGCGCCGCCACGCCTTCCTCGGCCAGCAGCTCCAACCCACCGTCCAGGAGCTGCGCACCCTGGGGGTTCGGGGCGGCACGGTCTTCGCCGTCGCCAACAGTTTCGGCAGCACTCTCTTCTACGCTCTCATCGGCGTGCTCCTCTTCACCCTGCCGCAGATGGGCACGGCGAATCTGGAGGTGCTCACCGGATACACCCTCGCCATCCTCTACATCATGGTGCCCATCGACACCACGCTGCAGAACATCCCGGTGCTCACCCGCGCCGGGGTGGCGGTGCAGAAGATCTCCAAGGTCGGCCTGGCCCTCGACGCAGCGGTGGACGAGGCCGAGGCCGACGAGATGCCGCAGCGGTGGAGCTCCCTGGAGCTGCATCAGGTGACCTCGGTCTACGACGGCCGGGACGGCCATCCCTTCACCCTCGGGCCGGTGGACGCGCGCTTCACCCCTGGGGAGATCGTCTTCCTGGTGGGCGGCAACGGCAGCGGCAAGACCACCTTCGCCAAGGTGTTGAGCGGCCTCTATGCCCCCACCGATGGCCAGCTGCTGCTCGACGGCATGCCGGTTACCGACGATGGCCGAGACCGTCTCCGTCAGCTCTTCTCGGCGGTTTTTGCGGATTTCTATCTCTTCCAAGACCTTCTGGGGTTGGGGGGGGCGGCCAGCGCCCGAGGCTCCGGCGAGCCATCCCCGGAGTCGTCTCTCGAGCCCTCCCTGGATCAGCGGGTGCAAACCTATCTGGAGAGTCTCGATCTGGCCCACAAGGTCTCGGTGGAGAATGGCACCCTGAGCACGCTGGAGCTGTCTCAGGGCCAGCGCAAGCGGCTGGCGCTCCTGACCGCCTATCTGGAAGACCGCCCCATCTATCTCTTCGACGAGTGGGCCGCGGACCAGGATCCCCAATTCAAGCAGCTCTTCTACCTCGAGCTGCTGCCGGAGCTGCGGCGGCGAGGCAAGACCCTCTTCGTCATCAGTCACGACGACGCCTATTTTCATCTGGCGGATCGGGTGCTGCACTTCGACTTCGGCCGCGTCACCTTCCCCCCGGTGCACGAGCTGACGGCTCGGGTGGTGGGCTCCCGGGATCAGCGGCGCTGA